The DNA window AATCAGTTTAGATAAAAAAATACGTAATCTAGTATGGGAGCCATTTCCGGAGCATCCTTGACGACATCCATATTTCCGAGGACTATTCATGGAGCTGTAATTAGCAATGTGTTAGTGTGGTGACGCTGGAAGGGGAAATACcagacagatggtgtgtatgtgCAAAGGTCAACTGTTCAGATTGCCGGCCGTCCGGTTATCAGATCCCACGGGAGACAAGTGTGGGGGTATTGGCGTGGCAAAGGGGCCCCGTTCCTTgatgacacagacatggtgaggTGAATAGTTGAACCAGTTGATCAGTGAATGTCCTGTTGAATGCATTGTGATCAGCTAAATCTGTTATGAAAATAGTAACAATTTAGCACTGGACTGTACATATTGAAACTAAATGTATCTCATAGTATTACAAACTATAATAAGTCATTACATGCACtcaccggacagtttattagATACACACATCTACTATTGAGTCGGACCCCCCCCCTTTGCATTCCACAGgaatgttccacagggatgttggtccatgctgacgaGATGGCATCACACAGTTGATGCAGATTGGACGtctgttagcttgcatgattcaTGTCATTCTCCTTGGCCcactctcatcaacaagctgttttcgcccacaggactgccgttGACTGGAagtttttgtttgtcgcaccattctctgtaaacctaGACACATTCGTATGTGAAAAACCCAGAATACCATGCTCAAAGAtgcttaggtcacttgtttttcctattctaatgttcaatcaaacagtaactgaatgccttgatgcctgtctgcctgcttcatATTAcaagccacgtgactcactgtctgtaggagccaCCTATGTACCTAATAAACTTCCCGTTGAGTGTAAGATAATGAACGAGTGACAAAgattttgaaacttttgtgatAATGGTGACCTTAGGGTGACGATGTGTTTGTTTTTACTACAATGTGATCTATTGTCTGCAACCTTTGTACTTCTGTATTGTATTTAAGACTTTTTTTTCTGCAATCTCTGCAATGTTAGACATGGTTTTTCAAATAAAGCTTTCTATCACTATTGAGTTGATAAAGGCTGAATATGGACAAATAAGGTTAAATAAGGTTATAGTTTTTAACAAATATAGTAAATAAAGCCTAATCAATCTAGTCATGTAATCTAAGCCTCAAAGTGTGATTTATAGTATGATGCCCTGAGTTGAGTGGAATATGCTGGGAAAGTGAATAAGACATTTGTTTGATAGTGTCTGACTGCAGAATTTGTCTTGGGTTGCGTTCCTTGCCGTGGGCATTCCTTGACAAGAAAATGGCACTCATATTGGCCCCTGCGCAATGCCATGTGCATACCTTGCCAAGAAAAAAGGAACTCCCTCGCAAGGAACACCCTCAAGATGAAGTTCAGTCAGATCCTATGAAGTCAGACCCTATTCCATTTGTTGACATCTCATGATTATCTGAGGCACTTAGATAATGTTAATCTGAGAAAACTACAGTTATGTCACTGTTCCCTGTCATTTGACTCTAGTGCATTGTTACTATGCACACTTTCAGCAAATAAGAAGTCACTTTCGTATCGTATTGACTTGTTTGTTGTTCCATTCCTCTGTTTCAGGTGAGCAGCTTTTACTGCTATAAGGCGGAGCCTGCTTCCATTAAGAACTTGAAGAGGGGTGTGGCCAGCCTGCTGCAGGTGCAATGCAGATCTGGGAAGGTCATAGAGGTAAATGAGATCCAATACATATGCAGTTATAGGTAATCATGGAAACAGTTAAATGTTTTACTCTACAGTCGTATTTTAGCAGGCACTTACAAAGATAAATTACTTTTGGGTCATTTTTAATAAACTCAATTGGTAACCACCACGTGTGATTATTGATTATATGTATGATTTTTGTTTCAAAGATTCCTAGAGAAACCAAAAAGTAATTATAAGTGGATACTCATGTAATTGCCATTATATCATGTCATCCAAAAAAAATAATGCActgtaaaatacaattttatgaATTCTCAATGTAAATCATTCAAACAATTGCTTAAAACTGTTTTTCAATGGTTTTCTGTATGAGTACTTGGTTGGCTGACTGATCTGTCTGGTCTGGGAACAGAATGACGTGTCCGGGAGGTGTACGGTAGAGTATAAGGCTGCCCAGGGCCAGGTGACAAGGACCAAGGCTTTGGAGACCTGCAAGACCGCAGAGACCGGCTTCACCACCTACATTCAGGTCCTGGGCGTGAGTGGGGAGTCCAGCTCTGTCACTGTTTTCACCCTGGAGGATGGCTTCATTAAGTCAGCCATAGCCAAGGAGACTCACATCTTAGCAGTCAATGCACGCCGCACCACCGCTGCTAAAATAGTGTCCAGGTAAGGTTGgcacaaatcaaatgttatttgtcacatccgCCGAATACTATTGTAGACCTTACCATTAAATtctcacttacaagcccttaacgaacaatgcagttttaagaaatatAAGACACAAGGGAGTCCAATGGAATGTTAATGGTGAAAAACATATCCTGTAAACTTTGAGTCAATAgtttattttcttcttcttttgttTACTACACTAATTCAACACATGCATTTTTCATTGTGAAAGTAATGTTGTTTTTTCACTTATTGATTGAATAGGCTTTCTGAGAACATCAATAGCAAAGGAACAGAAACTGATTGATGGATTTGTTTGTTTATGTTGTTCTCAGGCAAAGCTTGACGCTGGTAGCAATTGAGGCTGGGCCGTTTGAGGCTGCGGGGAAGAATGTCGCCAGTGTTGTCAAATCACTTGATGAGAAATTGTTTGCTGTTGGTGTGGCAGCTGAGAAGGTCAAATCCCAATGCAAGGGCTGTCAATCGGTGAGTGGTTGTGAGAAGCAATAAAGCAAAGAAATTGCTTCAGGTTGTTGTCAACCTTGGACACTGACTTTTCCCTCTGAAAGGTTCCAATATACTGCCAAAACAAATGCTTAAAAAATTACTCTTTGCTAAAGAATAATTAAAAAGGGCAGAGCAGGGCAAAACTATGGTGGCCTGGTTGATTGCTGCAATGGTGCTAGAATTAAATGATCAGAGTACGGGGTGTTACAATAGTGTGAAAAGCTGCCCTTTTTAGTAGTCTGCATTTGCCAACACTATACCACACTGTCGATACATGTCCTTGCCAACCAAACATTTAATTAAGACATTACTATTTTTCCTTTCTTTTCCTTTTCTCTGCCCATCCCACTAGCTGTTTGAGCACTGGCAAGCAGTCCAGAAGCAGTTTGAACCAGATAGCTTGTCTAAGGCCATCGCTCCCCGAAGCTTCCTGGCTCTCATCCAGAGCATAAGGAAAGCCTCCAAGGACGAGATCCTCCAAGTGCTGAAGCGCTCCAGCAAGACTGCCTTGTAAATCCCTAGCACTTtcccacctctctgtctctctctccctccttttcattctctctgtctgcctctttcTCTAGCTCTCCTCTTTTTTGTCTTTCCCGCTTCATTCCCTTTTTCTTCTCTTTATTTTCACTTCTCTAATATCACTCTTTCTCTTCTCGATCTCTCATTTTCTCCTCTTTTtctgtctttttttctctctctctcaggctttgATGCTTTCTTATGAGATGTAGAGACTCCTCACCCCGTttccttgctgtctgtctctcgcccCATGTTTCTTTTGGCCAGAGCCACATAGTtaactatacagggaatatggtgccattttagATATGACTTCTGACTCACcgcctctctccaactctcttgGGGTCTGCAGACCTCAGGTGGTGGACGCCGTGACCTCGTCCCAGACGCCCGATTCCTTGGACGCCATGCTGCAGTTCCTCAACTTTGCCGACCCCAAAGGCCTGGTTCTGCAGGAGAGGTTCCTGTATGCCTGCGGCTTTGCCTCGCACCCCAACGAGAGAATGCTCCAAGCTTTGGTGGTGAGTGGCCAATGGCTGACTCTTGCTCAAATTCTACATTTTATGGTGCcttcaaatcaaaataaattaaaATCATGTCCAACACAGCAGGATGGGGAGAAATTGTTTGGTAAAAAGTCAGTTCAATGTTTTCAATTGGTTAGACAgatgttttgttttatttaaccgttatttaaTTAGgtaagtcagttatgaacaaattcatatttacaatgacggcctaccccagccaatgggacaattgtgcatcgccctatgggactcccaatcacggccggatgtgatgcagcctggataggaaccagggactgcagtgatgcctcttgcactgagatgcagtgccttcgacctctgcgccactcgggagcccaaaaatGCATCATTGTGACTTCTGACGGACTGCGCAACACAACACTGTACCCTCCCCCAACGCACAGCTCCCAGTGAAAATCATTGACTTACTGTGTTTTTTACGTATCCATTTTTTTCTGGTTTGAAAGCACCCTTATGCTCATCATCAGGGCAATATTCAGTAAGAACATTAGCACAATGTTTTACaactttacattttagtcatttagcagactctcttatccagagcgacctacagttagtgcattcatcttgagatagctaggtgggacaaccacatatcacaggcatagaaagtaAATATTTCCTCAATAATGTAGCTATTAGTAGAGTCAGAgctagaaagggggggggggggtaaagtgcAAGTGTTGGTACATTTATttattatacatacagtaccagtcaaacgtttggacacatactacttcaagggtttttctttatttttactattttctacattgttgataaatagtgaagacatcaaaactaaaataacacatatggaatcatatagtaaccaaaaaagtttaaacaaatcaaaatcaattttatatttgagattcttcaatgtagccaccctttgccttgatgacagctttgcacactcttggcattctctcaaccagcttcacctggaatgcttttccaacggttttgaaggagttcccacaaatgctgagcacttgttggctgcttttccttcactctgtggtctaactcatcccaaaccctctccattgggttgaggtcaggtgattgtggaggccaggtcatctgatgcagcactccatcactctccttcttggtcaaatagcccttacacagcctggaggtgtgttgggtcattgtcctgttgaaaaacaaatgatagtcccagtaAGCGCAAAcgagatgggatggtgtatcgctgcagaatgctgtggtagccatgctggttaagtgtgccttgaattctaactaaatcaccgacagtgtcaccaacaaagcacccccaccacctcctccatgcttcactgtgagaactacacatgcggagatcatctattcacttactctgtgtctcacaaagacacagcggttggaaccaaaaatctcaaatttggaatcatcagaccaaaagacagatttccaccagtcttaatgtccattgcttgtgtttcttgccccaagcaagtcttttcttctttttttgtttttaaaatattttttctccccaatttcgtagtatctaattgttagtagttactgtcttgtcgctacaactcccgtacgggctcgggagagacgaagttcgagagtcatgtgtcctccgcaACACAACCCAactaagccgcactgcttcttaacacagtgcgcatccaacccagaagccagccacaccaatgtgtcggaggaaacaccgtgcacctagcgacctggtcagcgtgcactgcgcccggcccaccacaggagtcgctagtgcgcgatgagacaaggatatccctaccggccaaaccctccctaacccggacgacgctaggccaattgtgcgtcaccccatggacctcccggttgcggccggctgcgacagatcctgagctcgaacccagagtctctggtggcacagctaacactgcgatgcagtgccttagaccactgcgccacccgggaggcaagtcttttcttcttattggtattctttagtagtagtttctttgcagcaattcaaccatgaaggcctgattcatgcactCTCCTTTGAacggttgatgttgagatgtgtctgttacttgaactctgaagcatttatttgggttgcaatttctgaggctggtaacactaaggaatttatcctctgcagtagaggataaccctgggtcttcctttcctgtggcagtcctcatgagagccagtttcatcatagcgcttgatcgtttttgcgactgcacttgaagaaatgtttaaagttcttgaaatgttctggattgattgacctttatgtcttaaagtaatgatggactgtcgtttctctttgcttatttgagctgttcttgccataatatggacttggtcttttaccaaatagggctatcttctgtataccacccctaccttatcacaacacaactgattggctcaaacgcattaagaagggaaagaaaatccacaaattaacttttatcaaggcacacctgttaattgtaatacattccaggttactacctcatgaagctggttgagagaatgccaaaagtgtgcaaagctgtcatcaaggcaaagggtggctactctgaagaatctTACATTTTTAATAtgttttgatttgcttaacacttttttttggttacaacatgtaTGGAATAATGTAATTTCATAGTTGGGAtatcttcacaattattctacaatgtagaaaatatattttgtttaaaaattttaaaaataaacttgaatgagtaggtgtcaacttttgactggtagtgtaaatATTTTTCAACCTTGCCATTTGAAAATGTTTTCTCCATACTGATCACGACCCAGCGCTCTCAATGCACCCTTCATGACATTGTTGATTGTAGCATTTCTGTGGCTCACTCTGACTATGTCCTGTGTTGCGTTAAaggaaataacacatacattATTTGTGGGGCAGTTGTTTCTCCTACTCTTAGATTTTGTACCTACTCTCTAATGACTTCCAAAATTGCAATTTTATTTAAAATCATGTTTTTTGGGGTACTATATAAATCATATGATGATAATGACACATTGTTTTTTCAGGACATTTCAAAGGGCAAGATTGGCAGTAAAGACATCAAAGAATCGGTGGTGATCATCATGGGTGCCATTGTGCACAAACTCTGTCAAAAAGGAGGTTGCGAGCTACCAGTGAGTAAAGTTATCGAATATGTTTAGCCCGTGTCTATAATGAGGGGAGTTGTACAAAACTAATTCTTAAAGAgattaaaacattattttttacttCATATTAATAATCTCAAGCACCACCCCAACGTCATCAAATGTGAAAATGGCGTTTTTCTGTTTCATAGTTCAAAAGATGGATGAATATAAGTGTTTCCGATGACGTCATCTTGTTGTGCATCATATGATTTTAACCAACTATGAGTAGGCATTGTCTCGATGAATATGAAGTAAAATGTGTTTAAATGTCCCTTTTAAGCAATTTAATCATCTTCAACCAAGATAATACTGATTTGACTTTTTTAACTGAGCCAAGTGTGACTCTATTGGAATGCCAGACTGGAATAGTGAAGTGAAACAGTAGTGAGAGGTAGCTGTGTCTGATAGCTTGAAAATATACAGAAATGATCCCGTTGTGAAATGCACCAAAGAAAGTCACAAATTCTTAAAAGGAACTATACAATGGCTgatttattgtgtgtgtttttgtcccaTGTTCAACGCAGACTGTGGTTGAGGTGAAGAAGATGATTCTGGAAGGTCCCGACAGCACGCAGGTGGTGTCAGACATTCAGATGTACCTGCTAGCGCTGAAGAACTCCCTGCTGCCCGAGGCCATTCCCCTGTTTTCCAAATATGCTGAGTCAGAGGTCGGGGCATACTGCACTATCTCCCTCACAGCCCTGCAGAGATACGACGTCGCCCTCATCACAGATGAGGTGAGGCCATTGGAATAGCCAGACAACCATTCATGAGGGAAGCTGGATTGCCATTcccagagccatatatttagatGTATTTATCTTATTTCGATAGACACTGagtaccaaaagtatgtggacacttgctgtaacttaacaaattgtggaaaaagtcaaggggtctgtatactttccgaatgcactgtaaatactgttgtatgtatgtatactgCATGTATACtgcaatcggaaagtattcagaccccttgacattccCACATTTTTTTATgctacagtcttattctaaaatatattaaattatttgttttcctcattaatctaaacacaattccccataatgacaatggaaaatttgttttttataaatgttaGCTAATTTAATTTATAAAGAATtttacagtttacatacactcaggttgcagtcattaaaacttgtttttcaaccactccgcaaatttcttgttaattaacaaactatagttttgacaagtcggttaggatatttttgtgaatgacacaagtaatttttccaacaattgtttacagacagattatatcacttattccagtgggtcagaagattacatacactaaattgactgtgcctttaaacagcttggaaaattccagaaaatgatgtcatggctttagaagcttctgataggctaattgacatcatttgagccagttgtaggtgtacctgtggatgtatttcaaggcctttcttcaaactcagtccctctttgcttgacatcatggaaaaatcaacagaaatcagacaagacctcagaaaaaaattgtagacctccctaagtctggttcatccttgggagaaatttccaaacgtctgaaggtaccacgttcatctgtagaaacaattttactcaagtataaacaccatgggaccacgcagccgtcataccgctcaggaaggagacgcattctgtctcctcgagattaatgtactttggtgcgaaaagtgaaaatcacagaacaacagcaaaggaccttgtgaagatgctggaggaaacagatacaaaagtatctctatccacggtaaaacgagtcatatatcgacataacctgaaaggccgctcagcaaggaagaagccgctgctccaaaaccgcaataaaaaagccagactacagtttgcaactgcacatggggacaaagatcgtactttttggagaaatgtcctctggtcttgCAATGCttagagtttgtcagaatttgtgggtttttgtttgtccacccgcctcttgaggattgaccacaagttctcaatgggattaaggtctggggagtttcctggccatggacccaaaatattgatgtttttttccccaagccacttagttatcacttttgccttatggtaaGGTGCTCCATcttgctggaaaaggcattgttagtcaccaaactgttcctggatggttgggagaagttgctctcggaggatgcgttggtaccattctttattcatggctgtgttcttaggcaaaattgtgagtgagcccactcccttggctgagaagcaaccccacacatgaatggtctcagagtgctttactgttggcatgacacaggactgatggtagcgctcaccttgttttccccggacaagcttttttccggatgccccaaaaattcggaaaggggattcatcagagaaaatgccTTTACCCccgtcctcagcagtccaatccctgtaccttttgcagaatatcagtgtGTCCCTGATGTttgtcctggagagaagtggcttctttgattcccttcttgacaccaggccatcctccaaaagtcttcgcctcactgagCGTGCAGAtgtactcacacctgcctgctgcaagCTCTGTACAGGTGGTGCCCCGAtaccgcagctgaatcaactttaggagacggtcctggtgcttgctggactttcttgggctccctgaagccttcttcacaacaattgaaccgatctccttgaagttcttgatatGCCGATAAatgattgcacctaaatcaatcttactggcagcaatatccttgcctttgaagtcctttttgtgaAAAGCAATGACTGCACGtgcttccttgcaggtaaccatgattgagagaggaagaacaatgattccaagcaccaccctccttttgaagcttccagtctgttattcgaactcaatcagcatgaccgtGTGATCTTCAGCCTTGtgctcatcaacactcacacttgtgttaacgagagaatcactgacatgatgtcagctggtccttttgtggcagggctgaaatgcaatggaaatgtttttgggggattcagttcacttgcatggcaaagaggggctttgcaattaattgcagttCATtagatcactcttcataacattctggagtatatgcaaattgccatcataccaactgaggcagcagactttgtgaaaatgtatatttgtgtcattctcaaaacttttgtttTTTCAGATTTTATTGAAAGGATGATAGCAGTGGGGAACTATAGAGAGAAGTTGTGTTAAAGGGCATTAGGTCGGGTTCAAACTTATGCCAACATCATAGATGTGTGCCCGCGCTTGACCAGCCTGGCCACCAAAACTGATCTTTTAAACTGTTTTCGTGCCTCACTCCATTTCAGGTGAAGCAGACGGTGAACCGAGTGTACCACCAGAACCGCCGGGTCTACGAGAAGAATGTGAGGGCAGCAGCTGCGGATGTCGTCTTTAGCAGCAACCCCTCATACATGGAGGTGAAGAATGTGCTCCTGTCCATCGGAAACCTTCCCAAAGAGTTGAACAAGTACATGCTTTCCAAGGTCAAGGACATCCTCCATTTTGAAATGCCTGCCAGGTGGGTGATGGgatttacatttgatttgattttttttgtgttattttcaTTTTATTCAGACTGAAACAGCACTAAATGAGTGGGGAGACTGGCGATTGGGCTGGGATTCGTACCCACACTGGGGTGGTGTATATGTGGTGCAGGCAGTGGTGTTACTTGCTAGACCAGCAGGCACTCATTTTATTTAATTAAAATCCTAAATTGAAGGCAGGCATTacttacagtgagctccaaaagtattgggacagtgacacattttgttgttttgaaattatacaatgtttgaggttaaagtgcagactgtcagtttTAATTGAGGGTATTTCCATCCATATTAGTTGAAccttttagaaattacagcaatgtatgtagtccccccattttaggggacttGAGTGTACGAAACATCAAGAATAGACTCATagccccccaccccaccctcagaatagcctcaattcgttggggcattgTCTTTACAAGGTGTCAgtagcgttccacagggatgctggcccatgttggactccaatgctttccacagttgtgtcaagttggctggatgtcctttgggtggttgaccgttcttgatacacatgggaaactgttgcacgtgaaaaacccagcagctttgcagttcttgacacaaacctgtgcacctggcacctactaacagTCCGGTCTCGAGATAACATATTGagtgtctcggtcttgactcatTTGTACTTGGTCTTGACTCGCTCTCGGACAGTGAGGACTCGTAACTTCTTGCCGAGACCAGCGTAGTAAAAAACCCTGCATAAAACCGCTTTGCCAGGCCAAGTATATACACTCCTTTCTTGAAACAGTATCTTAACAgcctttttgtatttatttatttattttaccttttatttaactaggcaagtcagttaagaacaaattcttattttcaatgacggcctaggaacagttcaggggcagaacgacagatttgtaccttgtcagctcgggggtttgaacttgcaaccttccggttactagtccaacattctaaccactaggctaccctgccgcccctttatATCTATTATAAACGTGTTTGCGCAGTGgcaaacctataggccttcagtgtgtgacaggtttgaTTCTGAAAGGACAGCAACCGTAATACCAGCGCACTCATGTAGGAGAGTGCACTTTCCTTAAACACAAAGGGCCAGTGGTGTATCCCTACTTCTTAATCCCTACTGATGCCTAGTGGAGGTACACGATTGTTCAATTATGTAGTAGAATAGAGAAATCCTGCACAAAGGAGCTTCTGTGATGgttcagagggtggtgcggtctgcccatcTCATCACCAGA is part of the Oncorhynchus clarkii lewisi isolate Uvic-CL-2024 chromosome 10, UVic_Ocla_1.0, whole genome shotgun sequence genome and encodes:
- the LOC139418765 gene encoding microsomal triglyceride transfer protein-like, with the protein product MLALFVLLLCMTSSFSASNRGAGAAGPRLNNDRLYKFSYTTEVLVDRAKGSKDGSAGYRISSDVDVNLVWRDPSSKDDQLIQLVISNVKIKNVAPRSAKKNIFQGATTQSLLGEKKLAALERPFMVHLKNGKVSSFYCYKAEPASIKNLKRGVASLLQVQCRSGKVIENDVSGRCTVEYKAAQGQVTRTKALETCKTAETGFTTYIQVLGVSGESSSVTVFTLEDGFIKSAIAKETHILAVNARRTTAAKIVSRQSLTLVAIEAGPFEAAGKNVASVVKSLDEKLFAVGVAAEKVKSQCKGCQSLFEHWQAVQKQFEPDSLSKAIAPRSFLALIQSIRKASKDEILQVLKRSSKTALPQVVDAVTSSQTPDSLDAMLQFLNFADPKGLVLQERFLYACGFASHPNERMLQALVDISKGKIGSKDIKESVVIIMGAIVHKLCQKGGCELPTVVEVKKMILEGPDSTQVVSDIQMYLLALKNSLLPEAIPLFSKYAESEVGAYCTISLTALQRYDVALITDEVKQTVNRVYHQNRRVYEKNVRAAAADVVFSSNPSYMEVKNVLLSIGNLPKELNKYMLSKVKDILHFEMPASKILRQAMKDMISHNYDRFSKVGSSSAFSGFMARTADATTTYSLDILYSGSGVLRRSNMNIYGASNGALLHGLQVAIEAQGMESLIAAKPDEGEEDLESFAGMSALLFDVQLRPVTFFKGYSDLMSKMFSMSGEPMNVVKGLILLTDHSQVIQLQSGLKANAEFQGGLAIDISGGMEVSLWYRESKTSVNNRGAMVVTGNVTVDMDFVRTGMEVSFETEASLDFITTVQFSEYPFLVCMQMDKTTFPFSESLTKYESLPSGKSYVSRRGHKQLLPGSEFPLHQENSNMCKRVFDSDW